In Caldicellulosiruptor morganii, the following proteins share a genomic window:
- a CDS encoding MgtC/SapB family protein, with amino-acid sequence MLEDILKIMFAILAGGLIGIERENVHRPAGFRTHILVCVGSTLVMMTSEYIFNVYYKGHANIDVARLGAQVISGIGFLGAGTIIKDGATVKGLTTAATLWAVACIGLAIGIGYYKGAALATAAVYLTLIFLKKFEVRFVSKGILRSIVVEGHNLKDSIQKIDSILSAHAIAIKDLKFIHEETEKIYYKVLVLPDANINQLITDLYLVEGVSRIFFE; translated from the coding sequence ATGTTAGAAGACATTCTAAAGATCATGTTTGCAATCTTAGCAGGTGGTCTTATTGGCATTGAGCGCGAAAATGTCCACAGACCCGCAGGCTTTAGAACTCATATTCTGGTGTGTGTGGGCTCTACTCTTGTTATGATGACGTCAGAGTACATTTTTAATGTATACTATAAGGGACATGCCAACATAGACGTTGCAAGGCTTGGTGCTCAGGTAATCTCGGGGATTGGTTTTTTGGGTGCAGGCACTATAATAAAAGATGGTGCTACAGTAAAGGGTTTAACAACAGCTGCAACACTGTGGGCTGTTGCATGTATTGGGCTGGCAATTGGAATTGGCTATTATAAAGGTGCGGCTCTGGCAACAGCTGCTGTATACCTTACATTAATTTTTTTGAAGAAATTTGAAGTGAGATTTGTTTCCAAAGGGATTTTAAGGTCGATTGTTGTTGAGGGGCACAATCTCAAGGATTCAATCCAGAAGATTGATTCTATTCTGTCCGCACATGCTATTGCAATAAAAGACCTTAAATTTATTCATGAGGAGACAGAAAAGATTTATTACAAAGTTCTTGTGCTTCCCGATGCAAACATAAATCAGCTCATTACAGACCTTTATCTTGTAGAGGGAGTCAGCCGCATTTTCTTTGAATAA
- a CDS encoding DUF1646 family protein, producing MITGLIVLLLIILFLPFFVKAVEHNLEYFLFIMGIIGVVISKQMSLDLFEHILKNHLLYYITFAVLIAGMLFFFFRNKINTMIELLTRRISIQFFVFIVIIILGLSSSFITAIIASLLLTEIMHHTPLDRNTKIKVIVLACFAIGFGAALTPVGEPLATITISKLKADFFYLARAVGVEIIITTLLMAFLAALVVKKASKVDKDEFTESVETIKDVFLRAFKVFVFVFALELLGTAFKPLIDLYIIKLDARILYWVNMISAIVDNATLAAAEISRDMTDEQVRAIILGMIISGGMLIPGNIPNIISAGKFKIKSKEWARIGVPIGLVLMSVYFVLVFIIKL from the coding sequence ATGATCACTGGATTAATAGTTCTCCTTTTGATTATTTTATTTTTGCCTTTTTTTGTTAAGGCAGTAGAACACAATTTAGAGTATTTTTTGTTCATAATGGGCATTATAGGTGTTGTTATCTCTAAGCAGATGAGCTTAGATTTATTTGAGCATATCCTTAAAAATCATCTGCTTTATTATATAACTTTTGCTGTTTTAATAGCTGGAATGTTGTTTTTCTTCTTTAGAAATAAAATAAACACAATGATAGAATTATTGACTCGTAGAATTTCTATCCAATTTTTTGTGTTTATTGTAATTATTATTTTGGGATTAAGTTCAAGTTTTATTACTGCCATAATTGCGTCATTGTTATTAACCGAAATAATGCATCACACGCCACTTGATAGGAATACGAAGATAAAGGTTATTGTATTGGCATGTTTTGCAATTGGATTTGGTGCTGCATTGACACCAGTGGGTGAGCCATTGGCAACAATTACTATTTCAAAACTCAAAGCAGATTTTTTCTATTTAGCAAGAGCAGTTGGAGTAGAGATTATTATCACAACACTGTTAATGGCTTTTTTAGCAGCTCTTGTTGTTAAAAAGGCAAGTAAAGTAGATAAAGATGAATTTACTGAAAGTGTAGAAACCATTAAAGATGTGTTTTTGAGGGCTTTTAAAGTTTTTGTATTCGTATTTGCACTTGAGCTGTTAGGGACTGCTTTTAAACCATTAATAGATTTGTACATTATAAAGTTAGATGCCAGAATTCTTTACTGGGTCAACATGATTTCTGCTATAGTTGATAATGCTACCCTGGCAGCTGCAGAAATTTCAAGAGATATGACAGATGAACAGGTCCGAGCAATTATTCTTGGAATGATTATAAGTGGAGGAATGTTAATTCCTGGGAATATACCAAATATAATATCAGCAGGAAAGTTCAAAATTAAAAGTAAAGAGTGGGCAAGGATTGGGGTTCCGATAGGTTTGGTTTTGATGTCTGTATATTTTGTTTTGGTATTTATAATTAAACTGTAA
- the fabZ gene encoding 3-hydroxyacyl-ACP dehydratase FabZ, translated as MYDITSILHILPHRYPFLLVDRIIEIEEGKKAKGIKNVTINEPFFQGHFPKEPVMPGVLIVEAMAQVGAVAMLSKEEFKGKTPFFAGIDKVRFKKVVRPGDVLLIETELISLKGSIGKAKAVACVEGEVVCEGELLFAIK; from the coding sequence ATGTATGATATTACCAGTATACTACATATTCTTCCACACAGATATCCTTTTTTGCTTGTTGATAGAATAATTGAAATAGAAGAAGGAAAAAAGGCAAAGGGGATTAAAAATGTAACAATAAATGAGCCTTTTTTTCAGGGGCATTTCCCAAAAGAGCCTGTTATGCCGGGTGTTTTAATTGTTGAGGCAATGGCTCAGGTTGGAGCTGTTGCAATGCTTTCAAAAGAAGAGTTCAAAGGGAAAACTCCATTTTTTGCGGGTATTGATAAAGTGAGGTTTAAGAAGGTTGTAAGACCGGGAGATGTGCTTTTGATTGAAACAGAGCTTATATCTCTCAAAGGCTCAATTGGCAAGGCAAAAGCTGTTGCCTGTGTTGAGGGTGAAGTTGTCTGTGAGGGAGAGCTACTTTTTGCAATAAAATAA
- a CDS encoding ATP-binding protein yields the protein MTMMNKKKIVETINRIYQQRRQNAEIAREKKIAELSSKSKEFADLNQKIIKAGLKLSQASLSQNQADIEKYTKVLDNLIQKRTKLLISLGLGKDYLEPGYTCQTCKDTGFVVGEKGIEVCRCRTQLFIELLYQQSKLKDILKEHNFKNFNLEFYSKEIDPKEGISPYENMLNIIKEVKKFVKNFDKPSQKGLLFYGSTGLGKTFLAHCIAKEIIDRKKTVIFLDSIAFFEILKEKYSKMVRLYDEVDDEEYKSLEEVDLLIIDDLGNEGKGTEFCHGVFQSFLDKRYMTNKKTIITTNYNIDGLLKLYSDKTMGRLHEYFMFLHLFGEDIRVIKAKTQLEKRAT from the coding sequence ATGACGATGATGAATAAAAAGAAGATAGTTGAAACAATAAACAGAATATATCAGCAAAGGCGACAAAATGCTGAGATTGCAAGAGAGAAAAAAATTGCAGAATTATCTTCTAAGTCAAAAGAATTTGCCGATTTGAACCAGAAGATAATAAAAGCTGGCTTAAAACTTTCACAGGCTTCTCTTTCTCAGAATCAGGCTGATATAGAAAAGTACACAAAAGTTTTAGACAACCTGATTCAAAAGAGGACAAAACTACTTATCAGCCTTGGACTTGGAAAGGACTATTTAGAACCCGGCTATACCTGCCAAACTTGCAAAGATACAGGTTTTGTGGTGGGTGAAAAAGGAATTGAAGTTTGCAGATGCAGAACTCAGCTTTTTATAGAACTTTTATATCAACAGAGCAAGTTGAAGGACATTTTAAAAGAGCATAACTTTAAAAATTTTAACCTTGAATTCTATTCAAAAGAGATAGACCCAAAAGAGGGCATATCGCCATACGAGAATATGCTGAATATCATAAAAGAAGTGAAAAAATTTGTAAAGAATTTTGACAAGCCTTCTCAAAAAGGTCTACTTTTTTATGGCTCAACCGGGCTTGGCAAAACTTTTTTAGCACACTGTATTGCAAAAGAGATTATTGACAGAAAAAAAACGGTAATATTCCTTGACAGCATTGCCTTTTTTGAGATCTTAAAAGAAAAATATTCCAAAATGGTGAGGCTGTACGATGAGGTGGATGACGAAGAGTACAAAAGCCTTGAAGAGGTGGATCTTTTGATTATAGATGACCTTGGTAATGAAGGAAAAGGCACTGAGTTCTGTCACGGCGTTTTCCAGAGCTTTTTGGACAAACGCTATATGACAAACAAAAAGACAATTATAACAACAAACTATAACATTGATGGACTTTTAAAACTCTATTCAGACAAGACAATGGGAAGGCTTCATGAGTATTTCATGTTTTTGCACCTGTTTGGTGAAGATATAAGGGTTATAAAAGCCAAAACTCAGTTGGAAAAACGTGCGACATAA
- a CDS encoding YebC/PmpR family DNA-binding transcriptional regulator: MAGHSKWANIKHKKEKTDAQKAKIFTKLGRELMVVARLYGPDPEANPKLRDVIAKAKANNMPMDKIMGFIKKAAGEIDTTGYEDITYEGYGPGGVAVIVEAMTNNRNRTAGEIRHIFDKNGGNLGQTGCVSWMFSRKGVIIIDKESFPDEDFVMEKALEYGAEDFSSENDIYEIITSPEDFSRVREGLERDGFTFIRAQIEMIPQTTVKLSEEDAQKMRRLIDMLEDNDDVKEVYHNWEEE, from the coding sequence ATGGCTGGACATTCAAAATGGGCAAATATAAAACATAAGAAGGAAAAAACTGATGCTCAGAAAGCCAAAATTTTCACAAAACTGGGCAGGGAATTGATGGTTGTAGCCAGATTGTATGGTCCTGACCCTGAAGCAAATCCCAAACTCAGAGATGTGATTGCAAAAGCAAAAGCTAACAATATGCCCATGGACAAGATAATGGGGTTTATAAAAAAAGCAGCCGGTGAAATTGACACTACAGGGTACGAAGACATTACATACGAAGGCTATGGTCCTGGCGGTGTTGCTGTAATTGTTGAGGCTATGACAAACAACAGGAACAGAACTGCCGGGGAAATCAGACATATCTTTGACAAAAATGGTGGTAATTTGGGGCAAACTGGTTGTGTATCCTGGATGTTCAGCAGAAAAGGTGTGATTATAATAGACAAAGAGAGTTTTCCTGATGAAGATTTTGTGATGGAGAAAGCTTTGGAGTATGGAGCAGAAGATTTTTCTTCAGAAAATGATATATATGAGATAATAACTTCTCCTGAGGATTTTTCAAGGGTGAGAGAAGGTTTGGAGAGGGATGGATTTACTTTTATAAGAGCTCAAATAGAGATGATTCCCCAGACCACTGTAAAGCTTTCTGAAGAGGATGCCCAGAAGATGAGAAGACTGATTGACATGCTTGAAGACAACGATGATGTAAAAGAGGTATATCATAACTGGGAAGAAGAGTAA
- a CDS encoding Mini-ribonuclease 3, which translates to MLSPLVYAYIGDAVYELYVRNKVISENPDLTPYLYYLKTTMYVRASSQAIAIKKLYEKLDENEKWIVKRGRNAKTKTIPKNAKLSDYKYATALETLIGYLYLENNIERLEYVLSQAYEIITQEYKMIKNN; encoded by the coding sequence TTGCTTAGCCCTTTGGTATATGCTTATATTGGTGATGCAGTGTATGAGTTATATGTAAGAAATAAAGTGATATCCGAAAATCCTGATTTGACTCCTTATCTTTATTACTTGAAAACTACTATGTATGTAAGAGCTTCAAGTCAAGCGATAGCTATAAAAAAATTGTATGAAAAGCTTGATGAAAATGAAAAGTGGATTGTGAAGAGAGGTAGAAATGCAAAGACTAAAACTATTCCTAAGAATGCTAAGTTGAGTGATTACAAATATGCTACAGCCCTTGAAACATTAATTGGGTATTTGTATTTAGAAAATAATATTGAAAGATTGGAATATGTTCTTTCACAAGCATACGAAATAATAACTCAAGAGTACAAAATGATTAAAAACAACTGA
- a CDS encoding NYN domain-containing protein, translating into MHLIVDGYNFINAWSYLRMIAEDDLEAARKKLIDILADFSGYKGYRITVVFDSHLVKGARRKKEVINDIEVVFTKEGETADNYIEKYVYKNASIEKITVVTSDYLEQLMILGDGAIRMTPRELIYQLESYKKELERKAGEKTLKKERVEDALDCSVIKKLEKFKKKLDQA; encoded by the coding sequence GTGCACTTGATAGTTGATGGATATAACTTTATAAATGCATGGAGTTATTTGAGAATGATTGCTGAAGATGATCTGGAAGCAGCAAGGAAGAAGTTGATAGATATTCTGGCTGACTTTTCTGGCTATAAAGGTTATAGAATAACCGTTGTTTTTGACTCGCATCTGGTCAAAGGTGCCCGGCGAAAGAAAGAGGTTATAAATGATATAGAGGTGGTATTTACAAAAGAGGGTGAAACAGCTGATAACTACATAGAGAAGTATGTTTACAAAAACGCAAGCATTGAGAAGATAACGGTGGTTACATCTGACTACTTAGAGCAGCTTATGATTCTGGGCGATGGAGCCATCAGGATGACCCCAAGAGAGCTTATTTACCAGTTAGAGAGTTATAAAAAGGAGCTTGAAAGAAAAGCAGGCGAAAAAACCTTAAAAAAAGAGAGAGTGGAGGATGCACTTGACTGCTCTGTTATCAAAAAATTGGAGAAATTTAAAAAGAAATTGGACCAAGCTTGA
- a CDS encoding Uma2 family endonuclease — MEEILPKFWTYEDYLKFPKEERVEIIDGVIYNMSPAPSRIHQEIIFELTLIIGNYIKQNKKPCKVYTAPFDVILVEEGNEVNKAKNVVQPDISIICDKKKLTEQGCIGTPDMIIEVVSQNNFSHDYIRKLNLYTQFKVKEYWIVNPQNQTILVYQLKDNQDYLPPSLYTFDDKIKVLIFDDLIIDFAQIKEVL, encoded by the coding sequence ATGGAAGAGATATTACCAAAGTTCTGGACATATGAAGATTATTTGAAATTTCCTAAAGAGGAAAGAGTGGAAATTATTGATGGTGTCATTTATAACATGAGCCCTGCTCCTTCAAGAATACATCAAGAAATTATCTTTGAATTAACACTGATTATTGGAAACTATATAAAGCAGAATAAAAAACCTTGCAAGGTTTATACAGCTCCTTTTGACGTCATCTTAGTAGAGGAAGGAAATGAGGTGAATAAAGCTAAGAATGTAGTTCAGCCTGATATTTCAATTATATGTGACAAAAAGAAACTTACTGAACAAGGTTGTATCGGAACACCTGACATGATAATTGAAGTGGTATCCCAAAACAACTTTTCCCATGACTATATTAGAAAGCTAAATCTTTACACCCAATTTAAAGTAAAAGAATACTGGATTGTAAATCCACAAAACCAGACCATTTTAGTTTATCAACTAAAAGATAACCAAGACTATTTACCACCATCACTTTATACTTTTGATGACAAAATCAAAGTCTTAATCTTTGATGATCTTATAATAGATTTTGCTCAGATAAAAGAGGTGTTATAA
- a CDS encoding DnaD domain protein: protein MKLFFQQKVQNFVVITHDFIKNHMPFSDGEFVKVYIYLKFLLQNKVDFIEVNKIAQDLNLLESDVIKAIEFWAERKLIKISKDTDGNITVDFFDEKLDFETAETKPTPPVYTTDDLSRFFETDEKFRNLLEFAQKQYCRTFNKNDIDVLLEIYDWLKLPIEVIYLLINYVTINKNNKNLKYLEQIAIKWKELNIDSIEKAEEYIRLQESTGRIKRLVLQNLGIYNRAPTKVEDEIMNVWINDWKMPEEVIMYALSLIKNVNNPTVNYVNGIIKRWYEAGLRDLESIKKFELENAQKREKNKKTASKKVTHEERDPSTYTALEELYKKALRGNRDDDDDE from the coding sequence ATGAAGCTTTTTTTTCAACAGAAGGTACAAAACTTTGTTGTGATAACCCATGACTTTATAAAAAACCATATGCCTTTTTCAGACGGTGAGTTTGTAAAGGTATATATTTACCTGAAGTTTTTGCTGCAAAACAAAGTGGATTTTATCGAAGTAAATAAAATAGCTCAGGACCTGAATCTTCTTGAAAGCGATGTAATCAAAGCCATTGAATTCTGGGCTGAAAGGAAACTTATAAAGATTTCAAAAGATACAGATGGAAACATCACAGTTGACTTTTTTGACGAAAAACTTGATTTTGAAACTGCTGAAACCAAACCAACACCTCCTGTATACACAACAGACGATTTATCAAGATTTTTTGAGACAGATGAGAAGTTCAGAAACCTTTTGGAATTTGCCCAGAAGCAGTACTGCAGAACATTCAATAAAAACGATATAGATGTGCTTCTTGAAATTTACGACTGGTTAAAACTCCCTATTGAGGTTATATATCTTCTCATCAACTATGTTACAATAAACAAGAACAATAAGAACCTGAAATACCTCGAGCAGATTGCCATCAAGTGGAAGGAACTGAACATAGATAGTATCGAGAAAGCTGAGGAGTATATAAGGCTTCAGGAAAGCACCGGCAGAATAAAAAGACTTGTGCTTCAAAACCTTGGAATTTACAACAGAGCTCCTACCAAGGTTGAAGATGAGATAATGAACGTCTGGATAAATGACTGGAAGATGCCCGAAGAGGTAATAATGTATGCACTGAGTCTTATAAAAAATGTCAACAATCCTACCGTTAACTATGTAAATGGTATAATAAAACGATGGTATGAGGCAGGGCTCAGAGATTTAGAGTCAATCAAGAAGTTTGAGCTTGAAAATGCTCAGAAAAGAGAAAAGAATAAAAAAACAGCTTCCAAAAAAGTAACCCACGAAGAAAGGGACCCCTCTACATATACTGCCTTGGAGGAACTTTATAAAAAAGCTCTGAGAGGTAACAGAGATGATGACGATGATGAATAA
- a CDS encoding RNA polymerase sporulation sigma factor SigH yields MTSQKQLLNFKDCTDEELVRYSKEGIKEATEELLNRYQNFVKAKCRVYFLIGAEKDDIYQEGMIGLFKAVRDFDESKYPTFRLFAELCITRQVITAIKTASRQKHIPLNTYISLNKPVYEENDERTLLDTIANSLISDPEEVMITKEEFENALNVITGCLSPFENRVLSLYLEGRSYQEIAEMINKDVKSIDNALQRVKKKIEKYFGSMHNQ; encoded by the coding sequence TTGACATCACAAAAACAGCTACTGAATTTCAAAGACTGTACTGATGAAGAGCTTGTAAGGTATTCAAAAGAGGGTATAAAGGAAGCTACAGAAGAGCTTCTAAACAGGTATCAAAATTTTGTAAAGGCAAAGTGCAGGGTATATTTTCTGATCGGTGCTGAAAAGGACGATATTTACCAGGAGGGTATGATAGGACTTTTTAAAGCTGTACGTGATTTTGATGAGAGCAAATATCCCACTTTCAGGTTATTTGCCGAGCTTTGCATTACAAGACAGGTGATAACTGCAATAAAAACTGCAAGCAGGCAAAAACATATCCCTCTTAACACGTACATATCCCTGAACAAACCTGTGTATGAGGAAAATGATGAAAGGACGTTGCTTGACACTATTGCAAATTCTCTAATATCTGACCCCGAGGAGGTTATGATTACAAAAGAGGAGTTTGAAAACGCGTTAAATGTTATCACGGGGTGCTTGAGCCCTTTTGAAAACAGGGTTTTAAGCCTCTATCTTGAGGGAAGGAGCTATCAGGAAATTGCCGAGATGATTAACAAGGATGTAAAGTCTATTGACAATGCGCTTCAGCGAGTTAAAAAGAAGATTGAAAAATACTTTGGAAGTATGCATAACCAGTGA
- a CDS encoding aminotransferase class I/II-fold pyridoxal phosphate-dependent enzyme — MEAGQNKVTKEDQSKTPLFDAVKRHIEKNIIPFHVPGHKYGRGLKEFTDFVGQNVMLMDLNGMEDLDNANNPIGVIYEAERLFASAFGAQYAYFLVNGTTSGVQTMIMSACEPGDEIILPRNAHKSVFGGIILSGAIPVYVQPEVNEELGITMGVTIENVKKAIMKHPHAKAVFVINPTYYGIASDLKSITRTAHKFGMAVLVDEAHGAHMGFHNDFPLTAMEVGADMSAVSTHKTGGSLTQSSVLLLRGHRIQPETVKQVLNLTMTTSSSYILMCSIDVARKQLAMYGEEMLEETLRLARMAREEINKIEGLYAFGKELIGTPGVYDFDETKLGINVRRLGITGYEAERILRDEYNIQIEMSDLYNILAIITLGDTQESVEKLIEALRDMAKKLGVKDVKTPTIVLHSPQVIVSPRDAFYSSKKVVELDNAVGEISGEMVMAYPPGIPLILPGERITKDLVDYIKLLKEEDCQLQGTADPYVNTIRVLGTAD, encoded by the coding sequence ATGGAGGCAGGGCAGAATAAGGTGACAAAGGAGGACCAGAGCAAAACACCCCTTTTTGATGCTGTAAAAAGACACATTGAGAAAAATATTATACCATTCCATGTGCCGGGGCATAAATATGGAAGAGGTCTTAAAGAGTTTACTGACTTTGTCGGGCAAAACGTCATGCTAATGGATCTGAATGGTATGGAGGATCTGGACAATGCAAACAACCCGATAGGAGTGATTTATGAAGCAGAAAGGCTTTTTGCAAGTGCATTTGGCGCTCAGTATGCATACTTTCTGGTGAACGGGACAACATCGGGTGTACAGACAATGATAATGTCGGCCTGTGAACCTGGCGATGAGATAATATTGCCTCGAAACGCTCACAAAAGCGTGTTTGGGGGTATAATCTTAAGCGGGGCAATTCCGGTGTATGTTCAACCGGAGGTAAATGAAGAGCTTGGCATTACTATGGGTGTGACAATTGAAAATGTTAAAAAGGCAATAATGAAACATCCTCATGCAAAGGCTGTGTTTGTTATAAATCCAACATATTATGGTATTGCAAGTGATTTGAAATCCATCACAAGAACTGCACACAAGTTTGGCATGGCAGTTTTGGTTGATGAGGCGCATGGTGCACATATGGGCTTCCACAATGATTTTCCACTGACAGCAATGGAAGTTGGGGCTGATATGAGTGCTGTTTCAACCCATAAAACGGGTGGTTCTCTTACCCAGAGTTCGGTACTTCTTCTGCGCGGGCACAGAATTCAGCCCGAGACAGTAAAACAGGTTCTAAACCTCACAATGACAACAAGCTCATCCTATATATTGATGTGTTCGATTGACGTTGCAAGAAAACAGCTTGCAATGTACGGTGAAGAGATGCTGGAGGAGACATTGAGGCTTGCCAGAATGGCAAGAGAAGAGATAAACAAGATTGAGGGACTTTATGCATTTGGTAAAGAGCTCATCGGCACCCCTGGTGTTTATGACTTTGATGAGACAAAACTTGGGATCAATGTCCGAAGACTTGGAATTACTGGTTATGAGGCTGAAAGGATATTGAGAGATGAATACAACATACAGATAGAGATGTCTGACCTTTATAATATTCTTGCAATAATCACTCTGGGTGATACTCAGGAGAGTGTGGAAAAGCTAATCGAAGCGCTGCGCGATATGGCAAAGAAACTTGGTGTAAAGGATGTAAAGACCCCAACAATTGTGCTTCACTCACCGCAGGTTATTGTATCACCGCGGGATGCCTTTTACAGTTCAAAGAAGGTTGTTGAGCTTGACAATGCAGTAGGTGAGATTTCTGGCGAGATGGTAATGGCATATCCACCGGGAATACCACTTATTTTGCCCGGTGAAAGAATAACAAAGGACCTTGTGGACTACATTAAGCTTTTAAAAGAAGAGGACTGCCAGCTTCAGGGTACTGCCGACCCGTATGTCAATACAATAAGAGTACTGGGAACTGCTGATTAG
- the rlmB gene encoding 23S rRNA (guanosine(2251)-2'-O)-methyltransferase RlmB, which translates to MRTIEGKNPVKEALKAGSSIAEVYVSNTAKDKTISEIINLCKQKGIVVKFVDRNKIDRMAKTKNPQGVIAIAQEYRYYDIDDILLEASGRGEKPFLVLLDEITDPHNFGSIIRSAHLCGAHGIVIEARNSCPITPAVEKASAGAIEYIKIARVVNLRRTIEELKQKGIWVYAADNNATQLLFDCDFKIPTCIIIGSEGKGISRLVKEGADFLIKIPQKGKVNSYNASVAAGIIFFEVLKQRIQEGEGKGALDS; encoded by the coding sequence ATGAGAACAATTGAGGGCAAAAATCCTGTGAAAGAGGCGTTGAAGGCAGGAAGTTCTATTGCAGAGGTGTATGTGTCAAATACTGCAAAGGATAAAACCATTTCAGAGATCATAAATCTTTGCAAGCAAAAAGGTATAGTTGTAAAATTTGTTGACAGAAATAAGATTGACAGAATGGCAAAGACCAAAAACCCACAGGGAGTAATTGCAATTGCTCAGGAGTACAGATACTATGACATAGATGACATCTTGCTTGAAGCATCAGGAAGAGGCGAAAAACCTTTTCTGGTTTTGCTGGATGAGATTACTGACCCTCACAATTTCGGCTCTATTATAAGGTCTGCACATTTGTGCGGTGCACATGGGATTGTGATTGAAGCGAGAAACTCATGCCCGATTACCCCGGCTGTTGAAAAGGCTTCAGCGGGTGCAATTGAGTATATAAAGATTGCAAGGGTTGTCAATTTGAGAAGGACAATTGAGGAGTTAAAACAAAAGGGTATCTGGGTGTATGCAGCAGATAACAATGCTACACAACTTTTATTTGATTGTGACTTCAAGATTCCAACATGTATTATAATTGGTTCTGAAGGGAAAGGCATTTCAAGACTTGTTAAAGAAGGTGCTGACTTTTTAATAAAAATCCCCCAAAAGGGTAAAGTCAACTCTTACAATGCTTCTGTTGCTGCCGGGATTATCTTTTTTGAGGTTTTGAAACAAAGAATTCAAGAAGGAGAAGGAAAAGGTGCACTTGATAGTTGA
- the thyX gene encoding FAD-dependent thymidylate synthase: MGFKVSLLSHTPEPEKVVATAAKLCYSNTSVENIFDRLDDEAIKNFLSFLVEIGHQSPLEHVSFTFGIEGVSRSFTHQLVRHRIASYSQQSQRYVRLDGFEYVIPPSIEEDEELKTIFEDTMREIARTYRVLTEKLQEKHRAAFVSKGFSDKEAFKRAEKMAIEDARYVLPNACETKIIMTMNARELLHFFGERCCNRAQWEIRSVADKILEIVKEVAPNIFRFAGPKCIKLGYCPEGKFSCGEFEQVKKKYLGKREKDENN, encoded by the coding sequence ATGGGTTTTAAAGTTAGCCTGCTGTCGCACACGCCGGAACCAGAAAAGGTTGTTGCAACGGCTGCAAAGCTCTGCTATTCAAATACATCTGTGGAGAATATTTTTGACAGGCTTGATGATGAAGCAATAAAGAACTTTCTGAGTTTTTTGGTTGAGATAGGGCACCAGTCTCCGCTTGAGCATGTTAGCTTTACTTTTGGAATAGAGGGTGTTAGTAGGAGCTTTACACACCAGCTTGTGCGGCATAGAATTGCTTCATATTCCCAGCAGTCGCAAAGGTATGTAAGGCTTGATGGCTTTGAATATGTAATTCCACCGAGTATAGAAGAAGATGAAGAGTTAAAAACAATCTTTGAGGATACCATGAGAGAGATTGCAAGAACCTACAGAGTTTTGACAGAAAAGCTTCAGGAAAAACACAGAGCTGCTTTTGTAAGTAAAGGTTTTAGCGATAAAGAAGCTTTTAAAAGGGCTGAGAAAATGGCAATTGAAGATGCAAGATATGTTTTGCCAAACGCATGTGAGACAAAGATAATCATGACAATGAACGCAAGGGAGCTTTTGCATTTTTTTGGTGAGCGTTGCTGCAACAGAGCACAGTGGGAAATAAGAAGTGTTGCTGATAAAATCTTGGAGATAGTAAAAGAGGTTGCACCAAATATTTTCAGGTTTGCAGGACCAAAATGTATAAAGCTTGGATACTGTCCCGAAGGGAAGTTTTCCTGCGGGGAGTTTGAACAGGTGAAGAAGAAATACCTTGGAAAGAGGGAAAAAGATGAGAACAATTGA